From the Chitinolyticbacter meiyuanensis genome, one window contains:
- a CDS encoding OsmC domain/YcaO domain-containing protein, translating to MEIKVNFLDKLRLEAKFDDFTVVADQPIRYKGDGSAPGPFDYFLASSALCAAYFVKLYCVTRNIPTEHIRLSQNNIVDPENRYQQIFKIQVELPEDISAKDRQGILRSIDRCTVKKVVQAGPEFVIEEVDNLDADAQALLMPNSASEASTYIAGKDLPLEQTIANMSGVLANLGIKIEIASWRNIVPNVWSLHIRDAHSPMCFTNGKGATKESALASALGEYIERLNCNHFYAGSFWGEDIANAAFVHYPNERWFKPGPKDALPAEILDAYCLDIYNPDGELRGSHLIDTNSGNVDRGICALPFVRQSDGEVVYFPSNLVENLFVSNGMSAGNTLAEAQVQCLSEIFERAVKREILEGELALPDVPQHVLAKYPRIAAGIQGLEEQGFPVLVKDASLGGVYPLMCVTLMNPRTGGVFASFGAHPSFEVALERSLTELLQGRSFEGLNDLPRPTFESQAVTEPNNFVEHFIDSSGVVSWRFFSAKADFEFVEWDFSGDGENSNAEEAATLLGILEGMGKAVYTAVYEHLGATACRILVPGYSEVYPVEDLIWDNTNKALTFRADILNLHRLDDASLEALLDRLEDCDVDQYSDIATLIGIEFDENTVWGQLTLLELKLLIHLALQQFEEALDLVGAFLQYNDNTVERGLFYQAVNAVLEVLLDDELELDDYEANFRRMFGNERMDAVIGSVDGSIRFYGLTPTSMQLEGLDRHQRLIDSYKKLHVARAKAAASSAG from the coding sequence ATGGAAATCAAGGTCAATTTTCTCGACAAGCTTCGCCTGGAAGCCAAGTTCGACGATTTCACGGTGGTGGCCGATCAACCCATTCGCTACAAGGGCGATGGTTCGGCACCGGGCCCGTTCGATTACTTCCTGGCTTCATCGGCTTTGTGTGCCGCCTACTTTGTGAAGTTGTATTGCGTTACCCGCAATATCCCCACCGAGCATATTCGCCTGTCGCAGAACAATATTGTCGATCCGGAAAACCGCTATCAGCAGATTTTCAAGATCCAGGTCGAATTGCCGGAAGATATCTCCGCCAAGGATCGCCAGGGCATCCTGCGCTCCATCGACCGTTGCACGGTAAAGAAAGTGGTGCAGGCCGGGCCGGAGTTCGTGATCGAGGAGGTCGATAATCTTGATGCCGACGCCCAGGCGCTGCTGATGCCCAATTCGGCGTCTGAAGCGAGCACCTATATTGCAGGCAAGGATTTGCCGCTGGAGCAGACCATTGCCAATATGTCGGGCGTATTGGCAAATCTGGGCATCAAGATCGAAATTGCCTCGTGGCGCAATATTGTGCCCAATGTCTGGTCGCTGCATATCCGCGATGCGCATTCGCCAATGTGTTTCACCAATGGCAAGGGTGCAACCAAGGAAAGTGCGCTGGCGTCGGCTTTGGGCGAGTATATCGAGCGCCTGAATTGCAATCACTTCTACGCCGGCAGTTTCTGGGGCGAGGATATTGCCAATGCCGCCTTCGTGCATTACCCGAACGAGCGCTGGTTCAAGCCGGGCCCCAAGGATGCGTTGCCGGCGGAGATCCTCGATGCGTATTGCCTGGATATCTACAACCCCGATGGCGAGTTGCGCGGCTCGCACCTGATCGACACCAACTCCGGCAATGTGGATCGCGGCATCTGCGCGCTGCCGTTTGTGCGTCAGTCGGATGGCGAGGTGGTGTATTTTCCGTCCAATCTCGTCGAAAACCTGTTCGTCAGCAATGGCATGAGCGCCGGCAATACGCTGGCCGAGGCACAGGTGCAATGCCTGTCGGAAATCTTCGAGCGAGCGGTAAAGCGTGAAATCCTGGAAGGCGAACTCGCGCTGCCCGATGTGCCGCAGCACGTGCTGGCGAAATACCCCCGCATTGCGGCCGGCATCCAGGGCCTGGAAGAACAGGGCTTTCCGGTGCTGGTGAAGGATGCATCGCTGGGCGGGGTGTATCCGCTGATGTGCGTTACCTTGATGAATCCGCGCACTGGTGGCGTATTCGCCTCGTTCGGCGCGCATCCCAGCTTCGAGGTGGCGCTGGAGCGCAGCCTGACCGAACTCTTGCAGGGGCGCAGTTTTGAAGGCCTCAATGATCTGCCCCGGCCCACCTTTGAAAGCCAGGCGGTGACCGAGCCGAACAACTTCGTCGAGCACTTCATCGATTCCAGCGGCGTGGTGTCGTGGCGCTTCTTCAGCGCCAAGGCGGATTTTGAATTTGTCGAATGGGATTTCTCCGGCGACGGCGAGAACTCCAATGCCGAGGAAGCCGCAACGCTGCTGGGTATCCTCGAAGGCATGGGCAAAGCGGTGTACACGGCTGTCTACGAGCATCTGGGTGCCACCGCCTGCCGCATCCTGGTGCCCGGCTATTCCGAGGTGTATCCGGTCGAGGATCTGATCTGGGACAACACCAACAAGGCGCTAACGTTCCGCGCCGATATCCTTAACCTGCATCGCCTGGACGATGCCAGCCTGGAAGCACTGCTGGATCGCCTGGAAGACTGCGATGTGGACCAATACAGCGATATCGCCACCCTGATCGGCATCGAATTCGACGAGAACACCGTGTGGGGCCAGCTCACCTTGCTGGAGCTGAAGCTGCTGATTCATCTCGCCCTGCAGCAATTCGAAGAAGCGCTGGATCTGGTAGGCGCCTTCCTGCAGTACAACGACAATACGGTCGAGCGCGGCTTGTTCTACCAGGCGGTCAATGCGGTACTGGAAGTGCTGCTGGATGATGAACTGGAGCTGGACGATTACGAGGCCAATTTCCGCAGGATGTTCGGCAACGAGCGGATGGATGCCGTGATCGGGTCCGTGGACGGCAGCATTCGTTTCTACGGCTTGACGCCGACGAGCATGCAGCTGGAGGGGCTCGACCGGCATCAGCGGTTGATCGACAGCTACAAGAAACTGCATGTGGCGCGCGCCAAGGCGGCTGCTTCCAGCGCGGGATGA
- a CDS encoding alkyl/aryl-sulfatase yields the protein MSLNAMLVRLALAGVTTSLLTTTYAASDLRKDATSSTQAANDALLQYLPFADTSDFESAHKGFIEALPKEVIKGEAGNLIWNPEQYGFIKEGEKAPATVNPSLWRQSQLINVSGLFKVTDGIYQVRNLDLSNMTIIEGKEGVTVVDPLVSSETAKVGMDLYYKNRGKKPVKAVIYTHSHVDHYGGVRGVIDEADLKAGKVKIYAPEGFLEHAVAENVMAGNVMSRRASYMYGNLLPPDAKGQVGAGLGTTTSAGTVTLIPPTNTITKTGQKETIDGLTYEFLMAPGSEAPSEMLWFIEEKKAIAAAEDVNHTLHNTYSLRGAKIREPLPWSKYINQAITMWGGKAEVLFGQHHWPTWTNQSVNALLKSQRDLYRYINDETLRLANQGYTRDEIAEQFKLPDSLAKVWSSRGYYGSISHNVKATYVLYLGWFDGNPATLHELTPVESAKRYVEFMGGADAVLKKAKADFDKGDYRWVAQVVKHVVFADPNNKAARELEADALEQMGYQAESGPWRNFYLTGAKELREGVKKLPTPNTASADTIRAMSLEMFFDYMAVRLNAPKADTAASVLNFDFGDSGKYKLELENGVLNHTANAHASKADATIKLSRATFDKIVLKQTTVEQAISAGDVKIDGDASKLKELLGYFDDFEFWFNIVTP from the coding sequence ATGAGTTTGAATGCCATGCTGGTTCGCCTTGCACTTGCCGGCGTAACCACCTCCCTTCTAACCACCACTTACGCCGCCAGCGATCTGCGCAAGGACGCAACGTCCAGCACCCAGGCCGCCAATGATGCATTGCTGCAGTACCTGCCATTCGCCGATACCTCGGATTTCGAGAGTGCCCATAAGGGGTTTATCGAAGCACTACCCAAGGAGGTGATCAAGGGCGAAGCCGGCAACCTGATCTGGAATCCGGAGCAATACGGCTTCATCAAGGAAGGCGAAAAAGCCCCCGCCACCGTCAATCCCAGCCTGTGGCGGCAGTCGCAGCTGATCAACGTCAGCGGCCTGTTCAAGGTCACGGACGGCATCTACCAGGTGCGCAATCTCGATCTGTCCAACATGACCATCATCGAGGGCAAGGAAGGCGTAACGGTGGTCGACCCGCTGGTGTCGTCGGAAACGGCCAAGGTGGGGATGGACCTCTACTACAAGAACCGTGGCAAGAAGCCGGTCAAGGCCGTGATCTATACCCACAGCCATGTTGACCATTATGGCGGCGTGCGCGGCGTGATCGACGAAGCCGATCTCAAGGCGGGCAAGGTCAAGATCTATGCGCCGGAGGGGTTCCTTGAGCACGCCGTGGCGGAAAACGTGATGGCCGGCAACGTGATGAGCCGCCGTGCCAGCTACATGTACGGCAACCTGCTGCCACCGGATGCCAAGGGCCAGGTCGGTGCCGGCCTTGGCACGACCACTTCGGCCGGGACGGTGACACTGATTCCGCCGACCAACACCATCACCAAGACAGGCCAGAAAGAGACCATCGATGGGCTGACCTATGAATTCCTGATGGCACCGGGCTCCGAAGCGCCATCGGAAATGCTGTGGTTCATCGAAGAGAAGAAGGCCATTGCCGCCGCCGAGGACGTGAACCACACGCTGCACAACACCTACTCGCTGCGCGGCGCCAAGATTCGCGAGCCATTGCCCTGGTCGAAGTACATCAACCAGGCCATCACCATGTGGGGTGGCAAAGCCGAAGTGTTGTTCGGACAGCACCACTGGCCGACCTGGACCAACCAGAGCGTCAACGCGCTGCTGAAATCGCAACGCGATCTGTATCGCTACATCAACGACGAAACGCTGCGGCTGGCCAACCAGGGCTATACCCGCGACGAGATCGCCGAGCAGTTCAAGTTGCCGGACAGCCTCGCCAAGGTATGGTCCAGCCGCGGCTACTACGGCTCGATCAGCCACAACGTGAAAGCCACCTATGTGCTGTATCTGGGCTGGTTTGATGGCAACCCGGCCACGCTGCACGAGCTGACGCCGGTCGAATCGGCCAAGCGCTATGTCGAGTTCATGGGCGGTGCGGATGCGGTGCTGAAGAAAGCCAAGGCTGACTTCGACAAGGGTGATTACCGCTGGGTGGCCCAGGTGGTGAAGCACGTGGTCTTTGCCGATCCGAACAACAAGGCGGCGCGCGAGCTGGAAGCCGATGCACTCGAGCAGATGGGTTACCAGGCGGAATCCGGGCCGTGGCGTAACTTCTACCTGACGGGTGCCAAGGAGCTGCGCGAAGGGGTGAAGAAGCTGCCGACTCCCAACACCGCCAGTGCCGACACCATTCGCGCCATGTCGCTGGAGATGTTCTTCGACTACATGGCGGTTCGCCTGAACGCGCCCAAGGCCGACACGGCTGCATCGGTGCTGAACTTCGATTTCGGCGATAGCGGCAAATACAAGCTGGAGCTGGAAAACGGCGTGCTGAACCATACCGCCAATGCACACGCCAGCAAAGCCGATGCCACGATCAAGCTCTCGCGTGCCACCTTCGACAAGATCGTGCTGAAGCAGACCACGGTGGAGCAGGCCATCTCGGCTGGTGATGTGAAGATCGATGGTGATGCCAGCAAGTTGAAGGAGCTGCTCGGCTACTTCGATGACTTCGAGTTCTGGTTCAACATCGTGACGCCTTAA
- a CDS encoding ATP-binding protein encodes MWKLYLRLYLLLFGGLLGALLLLNAAIVHIALPESDAHTRQLVRGQLYHLVQDLSTYPPAARATRLAQLQPHYGLQLKLSGWQALRLSPAERIRLERGDYVARDDNAVFLVALDRQSLLQVALPQEPDIVGIYVMTGNLLLALSFAAIVWWWVRRHWRDLQRLAAAAERIGNGELHTRAEVSRFSDIRALVGNFNAMAARLELLVSQQRGLINGVAHELRTPIARLGFELDLLQSAGDDTSRRQRCDEMRDELTELDALITEMLSYARLQQAGAALVQDTVSGRDWVASVLGAVALEARMKGIALVEPPSCPPELQMEPRLLARAALNLLRNAIRHANGQVALSMVIPDGMQQLIVDDDGPGIAAADRERVFEPFARLDDSRTRDTGGVGLGLAIVRQVALAHGGSARVETSPLGGARFVLEWPCTGKRPA; translated from the coding sequence ATGTGGAAGCTCTATCTGCGCCTCTATCTGCTGCTGTTCGGCGGCCTGCTCGGCGCCTTGCTGCTGCTGAACGCGGCCATAGTCCACATCGCCTTGCCCGAATCGGATGCCCACACCCGGCAACTGGTGCGCGGCCAGCTCTACCATCTGGTGCAGGATCTCTCCACCTATCCGCCCGCTGCCCGTGCCACCCGTCTGGCCCAGCTGCAGCCGCACTACGGCTTGCAGCTGAAGTTGTCGGGCTGGCAAGCGCTGCGGTTGTCCCCGGCGGAGCGCATCCGGCTGGAACGTGGCGATTACGTGGCACGGGATGACAACGCCGTGTTCCTGGTCGCACTCGACCGGCAGAGCCTGCTGCAGGTGGCGCTGCCGCAGGAACCGGACATCGTCGGCATCTACGTGATGACCGGCAACCTGCTGCTGGCCCTGAGCTTTGCCGCCATCGTCTGGTGGTGGGTACGCCGGCACTGGCGCGATCTGCAACGGCTGGCCGCCGCCGCCGAACGCATCGGCAATGGGGAGCTGCATACCCGGGCCGAGGTATCGCGCTTTTCCGACATCCGTGCCCTTGTCGGCAACTTCAACGCGATGGCGGCCCGGCTGGAGCTGCTGGTGTCACAGCAACGTGGCCTGATCAATGGCGTGGCCCACGAGCTGCGTACGCCGATAGCGCGGCTGGGCTTCGAGCTTGATCTGCTGCAAAGCGCCGGCGACGACACATCGCGGCGCCAGCGCTGTGACGAAATGCGCGACGAACTGACCGAGCTCGACGCACTGATCACCGAGATGCTGTCCTACGCCCGGCTGCAGCAGGCGGGTGCCGCACTGGTTCAGGACACGGTCAGTGGCCGCGACTGGGTGGCCAGTGTGCTCGGCGCAGTGGCACTCGAAGCACGGATGAAGGGCATCGCGTTGGTGGAGCCGCCCTCCTGCCCGCCCGAGTTGCAGATGGAACCGCGCTTGCTGGCCCGCGCAGCACTCAACCTGCTGCGCAACGCCATCCGCCATGCAAACGGCCAAGTGGCGCTGAGCATGGTCATCCCGGATGGAATGCAACAACTGATCGTCGATGACGACGGCCCCGGCATCGCCGCAGCCGACCGCGAACGCGTGTTCGAGCCGTTTGCCCGGCTCGACGACAGCCGCACCCGCGATACCGGCGGCGTGGGCCTCGGTCTTGCCATCGTGCGGCAGGTGGCCTTGGCGCATGGCGGCAGCGCCCGGGTGGAGACGTCACCGCTGGGTGGAGCGAGGTTTGTGCTGGAGTGGCCATGCACGGGCAAGCGCCCGGCTTGA
- a CDS encoding winged helix-turn-helix domain-containing protein, with protein MTDLLLIEDDTKLAQLVQSYLAEHGYRVHVEHRGDRALTAFRRVRPALVILDLMLPGRDGLSLCRDLCGETAVPLLMLTASMEDQVTGLELGADDYVIKPVQPRVLLARIRALLRRQQPGDSTALQFGRLALDPDNRRVTLGGEDLPLATMEFELLLLLARNAGKVMSRDAILNALRGIDFDGLDRSVDVTIGKLRRKLGDEGREARRIKTVWGKGYLFSPGQWED; from the coding sequence ATGACCGACCTGCTGCTGATCGAAGACGACACCAAGCTGGCCCAACTGGTGCAAAGCTACCTCGCCGAACACGGCTATCGCGTCCACGTCGAGCACCGGGGCGACCGCGCGCTCACCGCCTTCCGCCGGGTGCGCCCTGCGCTGGTGATCCTGGACCTGATGCTGCCCGGCCGCGACGGCCTGTCGCTGTGCCGTGATCTGTGTGGCGAAACGGCGGTGCCGCTGTTGATGCTGACAGCCAGCATGGAGGACCAAGTCACCGGGCTGGAACTCGGCGCAGACGACTATGTGATCAAGCCGGTGCAGCCGCGCGTGCTGCTAGCCCGCATCCGCGCCTTGCTACGGCGCCAGCAGCCCGGCGATTCGACCGCGCTGCAGTTCGGCCGCCTGGCGCTCGATCCGGACAACCGCCGCGTGACGCTGGGTGGCGAGGATCTGCCGCTTGCCACCATGGAGTTCGAACTACTGCTGCTGCTAGCGCGCAACGCCGGCAAGGTGATGTCGCGCGATGCCATCCTCAATGCCCTGCGCGGCATCGATTTCGATGGGCTTGATCGCTCGGTAGATGTCACCATCGGCAAGCTGCGCCGCAAGCTCGGCGACGAAGGCCGCGAGGCGCGCCGTATCAAGACGGTCTGGGGCAAGGGCTATCTGTTCAGCCCCGGACAGTGGGAAGACTGA
- a CDS encoding serine hydrolase domain-containing protein, with protein sequence MLIRPFALATLALALAACGGDNDPTQPSTPTPTPAPTPVQPSYAADIAALQQAIASEMQQRQIPGLAIALVDGDRVVWQQGFGVTDLTTPAPVDADTLFRAGSISKLFTATALMQLVEAGKLSPDQSLASALPGFTIQSRWQPDVAAANAEVTLRRVLTHHAGLPEASLAGMGANPEATPTTLPSLVNGTWLAQRPGQLFAYSNLGFDLLGAVIETASGQRYSERMQQAMLQPLGMRRSSFLADATPGRAHGHIDGQSVDIQLEYDGMPAGGLWSSAADMSRFLRMVLNQGELDGQRILQPATLAGMLAPQNGDNRYDGDCRIGLGWVVSPCGLTPVAPGVPMIHHDGSTIGFNAQLMLLPEQKLGVIVLANSDSAGGYASELATDALRRLWARKTGRPLPAAPQLPASGLHTPSQDDLQHYPGLYIDALGSAGPLEITVQNGQLHLRAPGEAEAMQLFRDDDGWLRLPGEQGTADRNRRLQWREVDGNALLFLQNAAGQSMLFASKVTPSALPAAWLARLGQYRQEGSELEVMLAEQDGWLVLSGGNITRLLQPLDDQRAVFAGLGRGVGDVLEAGADQLSGLGIDFQRVP encoded by the coding sequence ATGCTCATCCGCCCCTTTGCCCTTGCCACGCTGGCCTTGGCCCTTGCCGCCTGCGGCGGCGACAACGATCCCACCCAACCCAGCACGCCCACGCCCACGCCGGCCCCGACACCTGTCCAGCCCAGCTACGCGGCAGATATCGCCGCACTGCAACAAGCGATTGCCAGCGAAATGCAGCAGCGGCAGATTCCCGGCCTGGCCATTGCGCTGGTCGATGGCGACCGGGTGGTGTGGCAGCAGGGCTTTGGCGTCACCGACCTGACCACGCCGGCGCCGGTGGATGCCGACACACTGTTCCGCGCCGGCTCCATTTCCAAGCTGTTCACCGCCACCGCGCTGATGCAGTTGGTGGAAGCGGGCAAGCTCTCGCCGGATCAATCGCTGGCAAGCGCCCTGCCCGGCTTCACCATCCAGTCGCGCTGGCAGCCCGATGTCGCCGCCGCCAATGCGGAGGTCACGCTGCGTCGTGTACTGACCCATCATGCCGGCCTGCCCGAAGCCAGCCTCGCAGGGATGGGCGCTAATCCAGAGGCGACACCGACCACGCTGCCAAGTCTTGTCAACGGTACCTGGCTCGCGCAGCGGCCGGGGCAGCTGTTTGCCTATTCCAATCTGGGCTTCGATCTGCTGGGCGCGGTGATCGAAACGGCCAGCGGCCAACGCTACAGCGAGCGGATGCAACAAGCCATGTTGCAGCCACTGGGCATGCGGCGCTCCAGCTTCCTGGCCGATGCCACGCCAGGCCGCGCGCATGGCCACATTGACGGGCAATCGGTGGACATTCAGCTTGAATACGACGGGATGCCGGCTGGCGGCCTCTGGAGCAGTGCGGCGGATATGAGCCGCTTCCTGCGCATGGTGCTGAACCAGGGCGAGCTCGACGGCCAGCGCATCCTGCAACCGGCCACGCTGGCTGGCATGCTGGCACCGCAGAACGGCGACAACCGCTACGACGGCGATTGCCGGATCGGCCTGGGCTGGGTGGTGTCACCGTGCGGCCTGACACCGGTGGCGCCCGGGGTGCCGATGATCCATCACGATGGCTCCACCATCGGTTTCAATGCCCAGCTGATGCTGCTGCCCGAACAGAAACTGGGCGTGATCGTGCTGGCCAACAGCGATAGCGCTGGCGGCTATGCGAGCGAGCTTGCCACCGATGCGCTGCGCCGCCTATGGGCCCGCAAGACCGGCCGGCCACTGCCCGCTGCGCCGCAATTGCCGGCCAGCGGACTGCATACGCCCAGTCAAGATGACCTGCAGCATTACCCCGGTCTGTACATCGATGCGCTGGGCAGCGCGGGCCCGCTGGAAATTACTGTACAGAACGGCCAGCTGCACCTGCGAGCGCCAGGTGAAGCCGAAGCAATGCAACTCTTTCGTGACGACGACGGTTGGCTGCGCCTGCCAGGGGAACAGGGCACGGCTGACCGAAATCGGCGGCTGCAATGGCGCGAGGTCGACGGCAACGCGCTGTTGTTCCTGCAAAATGCTGCCGGCCAGAGCATGCTGTTCGCCAGCAAGGTGACGCCATCCGCACTGCCTGCGGCGTGGCTCGCCCGGCTGGGTCAATACCGCCAGGAGGGCAGCGAGCTGGAAGTGATGCTGGCCGAGCAGGATGGCTGGCTGGTGCTGAGCGGCGGCAACATCACCCGGCTGTTGCAACCGCTGGACGATCAGCGCGCGGTGTTCGCCGGCCTCGGCCGTGGCGTCGGTGACGTGCTGGAGGCCGGCGCCGATCAGCTCAGCGGCCTCGGCATCGACTTTCAGCGCGTACCGTGA
- a CDS encoding ANTAR domain-containing response regulator, with translation MSTMLRILLVTDTAKPIGQLAAALTAAGFDVIAQAPGARALAQLVESRRPDVVIVDTESPSRDTLEQLAVMNAAAPRPVVMFSDCADPATVRAAVAVGVTAYVVEGVAPARLAAVIAVAQARFDEDNRLREKLADAEQKLAERKLIDKAKGLLMDKRGLTEAEAFETLRRQAMNRGMKLADVARQLIAMADLLG, from the coding sequence ATGTCCACCATGCTGCGCATCCTGCTCGTCACCGATACTGCCAAGCCCATCGGCCAGCTCGCCGCCGCGCTGACCGCCGCCGGTTTCGACGTGATCGCGCAGGCTCCCGGTGCGCGGGCACTGGCCCAACTGGTGGAAAGCCGCCGCCCTGATGTGGTCATCGTCGATACCGAATCCCCCTCGCGCGATACGTTGGAGCAATTGGCGGTGATGAACGCGGCTGCCCCGCGCCCGGTGGTGATGTTCTCGGATTGCGCTGACCCGGCCACCGTACGTGCCGCGGTCGCCGTGGGGGTGACCGCCTATGTGGTCGAAGGCGTGGCGCCGGCGCGGCTTGCCGCAGTGATCGCGGTGGCGCAGGCGCGCTTTGACGAGGACAACCGGCTGCGCGAGAAACTCGCTGATGCCGAACAGAAGCTCGCCGAGCGCAAGCTGATCGATAAGGCCAAGGGGCTGTTGATGGACAAACGCGGCCTCACCGAGGCCGAAGCTTTCGAAACGCTGCGCCGACAGGCGATGAACCGGGGCATGAAGCTGGCCGATGTGGCGCGGCAGCTGATTGCCATGGCCGATTTGCTGGGATGA
- a CDS encoding CmpA/NrtA family ABC transporter substrate-binding protein, protein MRLEKTTLTLGYMPLTDCAPLVVAQRMGFAEARGLTLQLACQPSWAVLRDRLLGGELDAAQALYGLPYGVELGLGGLRHEMAVLMTLNQNGQGIALARAFMDAVKSGDGLRRALLAATRRLTLAHTFPTGTHAMWLYYWLAAHRIHPLRDVKTVVVPPPDMAGALARGELDGFCAGEPWPAVAELAQIGYTLVPSAEIWPDHPEKVLATTRAFADAHPQTAVALAAALIEAGRWLDHPAQRQQAAPWIAEAIGVPEAAVAPRLIEGHGRGGRAHAVRFYGRGGEVCYPWLSDGMWFLTQYRRWGLLGQEPDYLALASRVNRLDLYCEAARLAGADLPATPLRRSVLIDGRAWDGGDPQAYANSFALHA, encoded by the coding sequence ATGCGCCTGGAAAAGACCACGCTGACCCTGGGCTATATGCCGCTGACCGATTGCGCACCGCTGGTGGTGGCGCAGCGCATGGGCTTTGCCGAAGCGCGTGGTTTGACGCTGCAGCTGGCCTGTCAGCCTTCCTGGGCAGTGCTGCGGGATCGGCTGTTGGGCGGCGAGCTCGATGCCGCACAAGCGCTCTATGGCCTGCCGTACGGCGTGGAGCTGGGCCTTGGCGGCCTGCGCCACGAGATGGCCGTATTGATGACGCTGAACCAGAACGGCCAGGGCATTGCGCTGGCCCGCGCCTTCATGGATGCGGTGAAGAGCGGTGACGGCCTGCGCCGTGCGTTGCTCGCCGCAACACGGCGGCTGACCTTGGCGCATACCTTTCCCACCGGCACGCACGCGATGTGGCTGTACTACTGGCTGGCCGCGCATCGCATCCATCCGCTGCGCGACGTAAAAACCGTGGTGGTGCCGCCGCCGGATATGGCCGGCGCGCTGGCGCGTGGCGAGCTCGACGGCTTCTGCGCCGGCGAGCCCTGGCCCGCCGTGGCCGAGCTTGCACAGATCGGCTATACGCTGGTGCCCAGTGCCGAGATCTGGCCCGACCACCCTGAGAAAGTACTCGCCACTACGCGGGCCTTCGCCGATGCACATCCACAGACTGCCGTGGCATTGGCCGCCGCCTTGATCGAGGCCGGCCGCTGGCTCGATCACCCGGCGCAGCGCCAGCAGGCGGCGCCCTGGATCGCCGAAGCCATTGGCGTGCCCGAAGCCGCCGTCGCTCCTCGGCTGATCGAGGGCCACGGTCGTGGCGGGCGGGCGCATGCAGTACGTTTTTATGGCCGTGGTGGCGAGGTGTGCTATCCGTGGCTATCGGACGGCATGTGGTTCCTCACCCAGTACCGCCGCTGGGGACTGCTCGGCCAGGAGCCGGACTACTTGGCCTTGGCAAGCCGGGTAAACCGGCTTGACCTCTACTGCGAGGCTGCGCGCCTTGCCGGGGCCGATCTGCCAGCTACGCCGCTGCGGCGCAGCGTGCTGATCGATGGCAGGGCGTGGGATGGTGGCGATCCTCAAGCTTATGCAAACTCGTTTGCATTGCACGCCTGA
- a CDS encoding carbohydrate-binding protein — protein sequence MKSLFIVALLSSAGLAAPVWACSPPPPLQIPLPPGVDGKLPVVQPDLDPNFPYIPPTSGGACPTLAKHASSGTVAGLSNSEVIARLNTAQPVQLAPAWQSAPAYVAGDRVSYAGINYKARWWNQNEAPGAAWGAWEQESTGGPQPWVATRSYNTGDRVISAGKLFEAKWWTQGEQPGGDWGAWALKGDAPAGDLDPMLLPGLFSATVNKTGNTISVSFLSSISVTYVHTVTAACTVKTESDALRWAATWKIRLDGVTAHEAPITENLSSGTQPPPPPPARLPDGSCSRSAGSVLQTNSEGRIQRASATVPAGASRFISVWSCSAPDQCRPSTLLEHQQMGKSQYWSTVPPYITYVPVP from the coding sequence ATGAAATCGCTGTTTATTGTTGCGTTGCTCAGCAGCGCTGGCCTTGCGGCGCCGGTTTGGGCCTGCTCTCCGCCACCACCGCTGCAGATCCCGCTGCCCCCTGGTGTCGACGGCAAGCTGCCGGTGGTACAGCCTGACCTCGACCCCAACTTCCCCTACATCCCGCCGACGTCGGGTGGCGCCTGCCCCACATTGGCCAAGCACGCGTCTTCGGGAACCGTCGCGGGCCTATCCAATAGCGAAGTCATTGCCCGCCTCAACACCGCCCAGCCTGTGCAACTGGCCCCTGCATGGCAGTCTGCACCCGCCTATGTTGCCGGCGACCGGGTTTCCTATGCCGGCATCAACTACAAGGCGCGCTGGTGGAACCAGAATGAGGCACCAGGGGCTGCTTGGGGCGCTTGGGAACAGGAATCGACGGGCGGCCCGCAGCCATGGGTGGCTACCCGCAGCTACAACACCGGCGATCGCGTCATCTCCGCTGGCAAGCTGTTCGAGGCCAAATGGTGGACACAGGGCGAGCAGCCCGGCGGCGACTGGGGCGCCTGGGCACTGAAGGGCGATGCTCCGGCCGGGGACCTCGATCCCATGCTGTTGCCCGGCCTGTTCAGCGCCACGGTCAACAAGACCGGCAACACGATTTCCGTCAGCTTCCTCTCCTCGATCTCTGTCACCTACGTACACACCGTCACGGCGGCGTGCACGGTCAAGACCGAGAGCGATGCGCTGCGCTGGGCCGCGACCTGGAAGATCCGCCTGGACGGCGTCACCGCCCATGAGGCGCCGATCACCGAGAACCTCAGCTCCGGCACACAGCCCCCACCACCGCCACCGGCCCGCCTGCCCGACGGCAGCTGCAGCAGAAGCGCAGGCAGCGTGCTGCAAACCAATAGCGAAGGCCGGATCCAGCGCGCCTCGGCCACCGTTCCTGCCGGTGCGTCCCGTTTCATCTCGGTGTGGTCATGCAGTGCGCCGGATCAGTGTCGACCGAGCACTTTGCTGGAACACCAGCAAATGGGGAAATCGCAGTACTGGAGCACGGTGCCGCCTTACATTACCTACGTGCCGGTTCCGTAA